DNA sequence from the Neosynechococcus sphagnicola sy1 genome:
AAGAAATAGACATTTCCCATCAGACCCAACGCTGGTGCCCAGGGGGTAAATAAACGCCATCGCGGCAATCCATTCTCCGGATCAATTTCGTACAAACGGAATTCAAAAAAATCGGGTCCTGGCCCCCCGACAAACTTTAATGGCGACACATAGACCGTTTCAGGTAAGTGAAGGGCATAGGCCAAGATAAATAGGGGCAACAGCAGCAGGGTATGAAGGCTGACAATACAGGCTGCCCGATAAAGTAATGCCGGTCTGATATTTAAACACCCAGCTAATGGCATTAGTGCCAGGAGTGCCCAGCCTTTTGCCCAACCAATGGAAGATTTAATCAAGAGGCTGAGCTCGAGATTAAAGTCCAGGTGCCCCATAATCAGAGCAATTTCCATGGTCATCATGCCCCCAATCCAAACCCAAATGACCCAGGGGACTCGAATAGTTTGCTCGAATGGAGTGGTTGGCGTTTGATTCCACCACTTTTTGATCAGGTAGAGCAATAAAATCCATCCCAGAAGAGAACCGACGAGATATAAACCCCCAAGCAGATAGAAACCATAGGTACCGAGAAGGCTATACCAGACCATTCGCTCAGGAAAGTTCTCAGGTTTCACCGCCTGTAATGCCTCATCAAGGTTTCAGCAGCTGAAAGGATTGTATTGACATCTGGGGAGGGGGAGGTGGGAGAGCCTTACCCAGGATCTCGTTCTGGCTCACCAGCAAGGGTTGAGAGATCGGTGGCAAGGTTGACAGATGACGCCGACGCCACCATAGCGACACCAACCCTCCTGTCACCAGCACTGAGGAGAAGCCAGCCCCCACGAGGACGAATAAGGTTTTAGGCGAAGCAGGTTCGGTGGGTAAGCTGGGAACTGCCAACAACTGTACCAAGGGGTAGGCGGCAAAAATATCGGACTTGCCTAAATCGAGTTGTGCCAGGGTCGAGGCAAACACCGTCTCCGAAATTTGCACATCTCGCTTCAGATTATCCATGACAAATTCTTTTGCAGACAAGGATCTAAATTGAGCTTCCAGTTGGGCAATTTGTTGATCGAGGGAAGCCACCTGGGCAGCTAGCCCCCGCTGATCGGCTCTCAGTGTTACAAGATCCCGAAATAAACTTTCTTGAGCTGACCCTACATCTGTGGTGTTGAGTTGTAAGTCATCCAACGCTTTTTGGCTGAGAGGATAACCGAGCAGGGTGCGACTGCGCCCGAGTAATGCTTGTTGTGCAGACTGTTGCTTGGCTCGTTCTTTGACTACTTGGGGATGATTCGGCCCCCACTTTGAGAGAAGAACTGCAAGAGTGGCACTGGCTGTACTGTAATCTTTCAAACTTAACTGGAAACGCTCGTCTGACTTAAGAATAAAGGCAGCAGCGGCCTGTTGGGGGGTCAGTCCTAAGGTGGTTGAGAGTTGTCTCAGGCGATCTTCTGTTTGTTGCTTCTGGGCAACGAGTTCTACTCGGAGCCTCCGCAGTTGTTCAATGTTGGTAGAGAGGTTGCCGACCTGATCTGATGAACTTAAGCCAGAGCTGACTTTGA
Encoded proteins:
- a CDS encoding GumC family protein, with the protein product MTEPITLPSASPQVTRVSRRWNHYLLLGLVINTVIWSLALIYLRVARPSYVSEWALILPGAGQGVNVSFPNIGQASSSTTSPFGSYSAADPRANYRYIAGSEEVLAAAAASLKMTPEAFDQPRIKLLDNTTIMQFQIKGHTPAEAQKKSYALYDALIQRLNALRVQEVIDRDLGTQASLHAAQAKLKVAQQRLSQFKVSSGLSSSDQVGNLSTNIEQLRRLRVELVAQKQQTEDRLRQLSTTLGLTPQQAAAAFILKSDERFQLSLKDYSTASATLAVLLSKWGPNHPQVVKERAKQQSAQQALLGRSRTLLGYPLSQKALDDLQLNTTDVGSAQESLFRDLVTLRADQRGLAAQVASLDQQIAQLEAQFRSLSAKEFVMDNLKRDVQISETVFASTLAQLDLGKSDIFAAYPLVQLLAVPSLPTEPASPKTLFVLVGAGFSSVLVTGGLVSLWWRRRHLSTLPPISQPLLVSQNEILGKALPPPPPQMSIQSFQLLKP